The Actinomycetota bacterium genome includes a region encoding these proteins:
- a CDS encoding sigma-70 family RNA polymerase sigma factor — MPDPPQIHDADLMAAIRGGDEDAFRRLFRRYAPTAQSLAHRILRQPFLAEEIVQEVFLAVWRDPFAHDPNRGSVKSWVMGMVHHRSVDAVRREEAQRRRAREAIPDIVDVSDDPGVTVPEEIGLPEERTIVRSALAELPAEQRRVLELMYFGGRSQSQIAEDLSLPLGTVKSRTLLGMRRMRTALVGIER; from the coding sequence ATGCCTGATCCTCCCCAGATCCACGACGCGGACCTGATGGCCGCGATCCGGGGCGGGGACGAGGATGCGTTCCGGCGCCTGTTCCGTCGGTATGCCCCGACCGCGCAGTCGCTGGCGCACCGGATCCTCCGACAGCCGTTCCTCGCGGAGGAGATCGTGCAGGAGGTGTTCCTCGCCGTGTGGCGCGATCCTTTCGCGCACGACCCGAACCGTGGGTCGGTCAAGAGCTGGGTGATGGGGATGGTCCATCACCGTTCGGTCGACGCCGTCCGGCGCGAGGAGGCACAGCGGCGGCGCGCCCGCGAGGCGATCCCCGACATCGTGGATGTCTCCGACGACCCGGGGGTGACGGTTCCGGAGGAGATCGGTCTGCCCGAGGAACGCACGATCGTGCGGAGCGCACTCGCCGAGCTGCCCGCGGAGCAGCGCCGGGTGCTCGAGTTGATGTATTTCGGCGGGCGATCGCAGTCGCAGATCGCCGAGGACCTGTCGCTGCCGCTCGGAACCGTGAAGTCCCGCACCCTGTTGGGGATGCGGCGGATGCGCACCGCGCTGGTGGGGATCGAACGATGA
- the acnA gene encoding aconitate hydratase AcnA, translating to MPSDLTGARSRLDAAAGSLELYSLPWLADAVGADVSGLPHTVKILLENLLRRAGSRDVRDHDVRALAGWPGPATDIAFMPARVLMQDFTGVPAVVDLAAIRSAVARSGGDPHQVNPLVPVDLVIDHSVQVDRFRTEDAYQANIDWEYRRNGERYTLLRWAQQAFDDLRVVPPGAGICHQVNLEHLGRVVQVREGVAIPDTLVGTDSHTTMINGLGVLGWGVGGIEAEAAMLGQPMFLPQPVVVGVRASGALPAGTTATDLVLTLTEKLRAHGVVGSFVEFFGDGLSSLELADRATLSNMCPEYGATAAFFPVDDVTLTYLRFTGRGDAADLTERYTKEQQLFRRDGDPEPVFSEVLDLDLASIEPSLAGPRRPQDRVALSNVWSSFVEAYRDHLEPGPKPSEIGRFVGEGGQPEPEEALPGGEVDPAQTAGEATIGDGSVVIAAITSCTNTSNPSVMLAAGLLAKRAVEAGLSAKPWVKTSLAPGSRVVTDYLDAAGLTPYLDKLGFGLVGYGCTTCIGNSGPLPDEVAEQIEERDLTVAAVLSGNRNFEGRIHALVRGSYLASPPLVVAYALAGRVDVDLTTEPIGHADGTPVFLRDVWPSPDEITEAVTQAVTAEQFRAQYARIFDGDERWNALDSPTGAMYAWDPDSTYVQEPPFFAGLDQADAEPTDVIGARVLVKVGDSVTTDHISPAGAIKPDSPAGRYLLERGVGQPDFNSYGSRRGNHEVMLRGTFANVRLRNELAPDTEGPWTTHLPGGEVTTIYDAATRYRDEGVPLVVLAGKEYGSGSSRDWAAKGPSLLGVRVVIAESYERIHRSNLVGMGILPLQYEAGSSASSLGLDGTETYGVRGIAGALQPGLQVTVDATRADGSVVSFPATVRIDQPAELEYYRNGGVLRTVVRGLLP from the coding sequence ATGCCCAGTGACCTGACCGGCGCCCGGTCGCGGCTCGACGCCGCCGCCGGCTCCCTCGAGTTGTATTCGCTCCCGTGGCTCGCCGACGCGGTCGGCGCCGACGTCTCCGGCCTGCCGCACACCGTGAAGATCCTCCTGGAGAACCTGCTCCGCCGCGCCGGATCGCGCGACGTCCGTGACCACGACGTGCGTGCGCTCGCCGGGTGGCCCGGGCCCGCCACCGACATCGCGTTCATGCCGGCGCGGGTGCTGATGCAAGACTTCACCGGCGTCCCCGCCGTCGTCGATCTCGCGGCGATCCGGTCGGCGGTCGCCCGATCCGGGGGCGACCCGCACCAGGTGAACCCGCTCGTGCCGGTCGACCTCGTGATCGATCACTCGGTGCAGGTCGATCGATTCCGCACCGAGGACGCGTACCAAGCGAACATCGACTGGGAGTACCGCCGCAACGGCGAGCGGTACACGTTGCTGCGGTGGGCGCAACAGGCGTTCGACGATCTGCGCGTGGTGCCGCCGGGGGCGGGGATCTGCCACCAGGTGAACCTCGAGCATCTCGGCAGGGTCGTCCAGGTCCGTGAGGGTGTCGCGATCCCCGACACCCTCGTCGGCACCGACTCGCACACGACGATGATCAACGGACTCGGCGTGCTCGGTTGGGGGGTGGGGGGGATCGAGGCTGAGGCCGCGATGCTGGGCCAGCCGATGTTCCTTCCCCAGCCCGTGGTCGTGGGCGTTCGAGCCTCCGGTGCATTGCCGGCCGGAACGACCGCGACCGATCTCGTCCTCACCCTGACCGAGAAGCTCCGCGCGCACGGAGTGGTCGGCTCGTTCGTCGAGTTCTTCGGCGACGGACTCTCGAGCCTGGAGCTCGCCGACCGGGCCACGCTGTCGAACATGTGCCCCGAGTACGGAGCCACCGCGGCATTCTTCCCGGTCGATGACGTCACGTTGACCTACCTGCGGTTCACCGGCCGCGGCGATGCCGCCGACCTCACCGAGCGCTACACGAAGGAGCAGCAGCTCTTCCGTCGCGACGGCGATCCCGAGCCCGTGTTCTCCGAGGTGCTCGATCTCGACCTGGCGTCGATCGAGCCCTCGCTCGCCGGGCCACGGCGGCCCCAGGACCGCGTCGCGCTCTCGAACGTATGGAGCTCGTTCGTCGAGGCGTACCGGGATCACCTCGAGCCCGGGCCGAAGCCCTCCGAGATCGGGCGATTCGTCGGCGAGGGCGGTCAGCCCGAGCCGGAGGAGGCACTACCGGGCGGCGAGGTGGACCCGGCCCAGACCGCGGGCGAGGCGACGATCGGTGACGGCTCGGTCGTGATCGCCGCGATCACGAGCTGCACGAACACGTCGAACCCCTCGGTGATGCTCGCGGCCGGGCTGCTCGCGAAGCGAGCCGTCGAGGCCGGCCTGTCGGCCAAGCCATGGGTGAAGACGAGTCTCGCACCCGGCTCACGCGTCGTGACGGACTACCTGGACGCGGCAGGGCTCACCCCCTACCTCGACAAGCTCGGATTCGGTCTCGTCGGGTACGGGTGCACCACCTGCATCGGCAACTCGGGTCCGCTGCCGGATGAGGTCGCCGAGCAGATCGAGGAACGCGACCTGACGGTGGCCGCCGTTCTGTCGGGGAACCGCAACTTCGAGGGACGGATCCACGCCCTCGTTCGCGGCAGCTACCTCGCGTCCCCACCACTCGTCGTCGCGTATGCGCTCGCGGGCCGGGTGGACGTCGATCTGACCACGGAGCCGATCGGACACGCCGACGGCACACCGGTGTTCCTGCGCGATGTGTGGCCCTCTCCGGACGAAATCACCGAGGCCGTCACCCAGGCCGTCACCGCAGAGCAGTTCCGAGCCCAGTACGCGCGGATCTTCGACGGCGACGAGCGGTGGAACGCCCTCGATTCCCCGACGGGAGCGATGTACGCGTGGGACCCGGACTCGACCTACGTACAGGAACCCCCGTTCTTCGCCGGCCTCGACCAGGCCGATGCGGAACCGACAGACGTGATCGGCGCCCGGGTGCTCGTGAAGGTCGGTGATTCGGTCACGACCGACCACATCTCACCGGCCGGGGCGATCAAGCCCGACTCGCCGGCCGGGCGGTACCTCCTCGAGCGCGGAGTCGGCCAGCCCGACTTCAACTCCTACGGGTCGCGTCGTGGGAACCACGAAGTGATGCTGCGCGGGACCTTCGCGAACGTCCGGCTCCGCAACGAGCTGGCGCCCGACACCGAGGGTCCGTGGACCACGCACCTCCCCGGCGGCGAGGTCACGACGATCTACGACGCCGCGACGCGCTACCGGGACGAAGGCGTTCCGCTCGTGGTCCTCGCCGGCAAGGAGTACGGGTCCGGATCGTCGCGCGACTGGGCGGCCAAGGGTCCCTCGCTGCTCGGGGTCCGCGTCGTGATTGCGGAGAGCTACGAGCGGATCCACCGCAGCAACCTCGTCGGGATGGGCATCCTGCCGCTCCAGTACGAGGCCGGCTCCTCCGCCTCCTCGCTCGGCCTCGACGGCACCGAGACCTATGGCGTGCGCGGGATCGCGGGCGCACTGCAGCCGGGGCTCCAGGTAACCGTCGACGCGACGCGCGCAGACGGCTCGGTCGTGTCGTTCCCCGCGACCGTGCGGATCGACCAGCCCGCAGAGCTGGAGTACTACCGCAACGGCGGCGTCCTCCGAACGGTCGTGCGCGGCCTTCTCCCCTGA
- a CDS encoding anti-sigma factor: protein MNGHDRIEELLAARALDGLDPADEDALERELGTHGPACADCHRLRLEFDEVAGRMAFALPPSPVRAGVEDEILARARIDGRPDPDEGTARVRALERPRAAREEDRPGTWLRTAVALAAAFALFAGGWIAGSALREDSPIDLRSARVVDFDAQAGTLSMAYEPGKPGVLILGSDLPSPGVDKVYGLWMIEDDTPTSGGCLVPGPDGSIAELVDAEMASTEVMAVTVEPSSCPAAPTTDPIATASLL, encoded by the coding sequence ATGAACGGCCACGACCGGATCGAAGAACTGCTCGCGGCCCGAGCCCTGGATGGGCTGGATCCCGCCGACGAGGACGCGCTCGAACGCGAGCTGGGGACGCACGGTCCCGCATGCGCGGACTGTCACCGACTGCGTCTCGAGTTCGACGAGGTGGCCGGCCGCATGGCCTTCGCGCTCCCCCCATCGCCGGTCCGCGCCGGCGTGGAGGACGAGATCCTTGCGAGGGCACGTATCGACGGTCGCCCCGATCCCGATGAGGGAACTGCCCGGGTCCGGGCGTTGGAGCGTCCGCGGGCCGCGCGGGAGGAAGACCGCCCAGGCACCTGGTTGCGGACGGCCGTCGCGCTGGCCGCGGCGTTCGCGCTGTTCGCGGGAGGATGGATCGCGGGCAGTGCGCTGCGCGAAGACTCGCCGATCGATCTGCGGTCGGCGCGCGTCGTGGACTTCGACGCCCAGGCGGGGACCCTCTCGATGGCCTACGAGCCGGGGAAGCCGGGCGTCCTGATCCTCGGCTCGGATCTGCCCTCCCCCGGCGTGGACAAGGTCTACGGCCTGTGGATGATCGAGGACGACACACCGACCTCGGGCGGGTGCCTCGTGCCGGGTCCGGATGGATCGATCGCCGAACTCGTCGATGCCGAGATGGCCTCGACCGAGGTCATGGCGGTGACCGTGGAGCCGTCGTCCTGCCCGGCCGCGCCGACGACCGATCCGATCGCGACGGCGTCGCTGCTCTGA
- a CDS encoding universal stress protein, whose protein sequence is MKGLGEGRVLVGSDGSDRAAVAVAQGARIAALTGAQLDLVFVLDVGRPHDGELEAEALSVLDEAVDLARAFGAEGTPSVIAGEPARALVQEASDHQVELICVGADAGLLERPHKIGRVTSHVVQESNSSVLVARPGPDGFPARIVCGVDGSEASAHTAGIAAQIAGLAEAELRIMHVIPVFRGRGEEWTIDPTTDEISEELAPAYETARAQGVEPLLEMAMGRPESAIVKVAERDGADLLVIGHRGISGMARLLLGSVSEHVTSHAACSVLVVRPPDAGTIDGDDPDW, encoded by the coding sequence ATGAAGGGACTGGGCGAAGGCAGGGTCCTCGTCGGCAGCGACGGGTCCGATCGTGCCGCCGTCGCGGTCGCGCAGGGGGCGAGGATCGCCGCCCTCACGGGGGCCCAGCTCGACCTGGTCTTCGTCCTGGACGTGGGACGGCCCCACGACGGCGAGCTCGAGGCGGAGGCCCTGAGCGTCCTCGACGAAGCGGTGGATCTCGCCCGCGCGTTCGGGGCCGAGGGAACGCCGTCGGTGATCGCCGGCGAGCCGGCGCGGGCGCTGGTTCAGGAGGCCTCCGACCACCAGGTGGAGTTGATCTGCGTCGGGGCGGACGCCGGGCTGCTCGAGCGGCCGCACAAGATCGGGCGGGTCACCTCTCACGTCGTCCAGGAGTCGAACAGCTCGGTCCTCGTCGCCCGGCCCGGCCCGGATGGGTTCCCCGCCCGGATCGTCTGCGGCGTCGACGGGTCTGAAGCCTCGGCGCACACGGCGGGGATCGCGGCCCAGATCGCCGGCCTCGCGGAGGCGGAACTTCGCATCATGCACGTGATCCCGGTCTTCCGTGGCAGGGGCGAGGAGTGGACGATCGACCCAACGACCGACGAGATCTCCGAGGAGCTCGCCCCCGCCTACGAGACTGCGCGCGCCCAGGGGGTCGAACCCTTGCTCGAGATGGCGATGGGCCGGCCCGAGAGTGCGATCGTGAAGGTGGCCGAACGCGACGGCGCCGACCTGCTCGTGATCGGCCACCGGGGGATCTCCGGTATGGCGCGCCTCCTCCTGGGCAGCGTGAGCGAACACGTGACCTCGCACGCCGCGTGCTCGGTGCTCGTCGTCCGTCCCCCGGACGCCGGGACGATCGACGGCGACGACCCGGATTGGTAG
- a CDS encoding ATP-binding protein: MTDASRVGRVLGSQHTNTQEFRIVLEDDEYVQLDDLIVVRTDVPKAGEVATYGVVTEVEAIYEGASYESDTHRVAELGILPAAKVRSAQVAVTRVDPETWVSPDPGQIASRATGAERAKALYTDEMTRPLPVGLSRDGEPAYADLDFFDGRKGGHMSISGISGVATKTSYALFFLRMLTANPQILGEGAANLRVLIFNVKGEDLLWLDKPNADFDDEAAEGWATLGVAPEPFPSVRFWAPPRRRSADVIVPDTGGRQEGVDVFTWTPREFVDEELLRYVLTDASDNRNQIPFVRERVQQQLRRFALDVAGEPGAIVLRNPADHDEADAGGARPEPHEIVVRDLPSLVDAIASFLEPENGGEPDYVWGGKASGGTIAAFMRRMHYASNQLGHLIRAGESRRIDRAKASITVVAIQNLAELAQRFVVGALLNETFKQKELSGERLPLSVVVLDELNKYAPRQGDSPLKDMLIDIAQRGRSLGVLLVGAQQTASRVASEVLENAAIRVTGRLDSAEAERAEYGWMLPSTRARARLLKPGTMVLSQPAIPVPLVVQFPFPPWATRKEEVARDAEGDPFEGL, encoded by the coding sequence GTGACCGACGCCTCCCGGGTGGGACGGGTCCTCGGTTCCCAGCACACGAACACGCAGGAGTTCCGCATCGTGCTCGAGGACGACGAATACGTGCAGCTCGATGACCTGATCGTGGTGCGCACCGACGTGCCGAAGGCCGGCGAGGTCGCCACCTACGGAGTCGTGACCGAGGTCGAGGCGATCTACGAGGGCGCGTCGTACGAATCGGACACCCACCGGGTGGCCGAGCTCGGCATCCTTCCCGCCGCGAAGGTGCGCTCGGCCCAGGTCGCGGTGACGCGCGTCGATCCGGAGACGTGGGTGAGTCCCGACCCCGGCCAGATCGCCTCTCGCGCGACCGGTGCCGAACGCGCGAAGGCGCTCTACACCGACGAGATGACGCGGCCGCTGCCCGTCGGCCTCAGCCGCGACGGCGAGCCCGCCTACGCCGACCTCGACTTCTTCGACGGTCGCAAGGGCGGGCACATGTCGATCTCGGGTATCAGCGGCGTCGCGACGAAGACCTCCTACGCCCTGTTCTTCCTGCGGATGCTGACGGCGAACCCGCAGATCCTCGGGGAGGGTGCGGCGAACCTGCGTGTGCTGATCTTCAACGTGAAGGGCGAGGACCTGCTCTGGCTCGACAAGCCGAACGCCGACTTCGACGACGAGGCCGCCGAGGGATGGGCGACGCTCGGTGTGGCACCGGAGCCGTTCCCCTCGGTCCGGTTCTGGGCCCCGCCGCGGCGACGTTCGGCTGACGTGATCGTTCCCGATACCGGCGGGCGCCAGGAGGGCGTCGACGTGTTCACCTGGACGCCCCGCGAGTTCGTCGACGAGGAACTGCTGCGGTACGTGCTCACCGACGCGAGCGACAACCGCAACCAGATCCCGTTCGTTCGCGAGCGCGTCCAGCAGCAGCTGCGGAGGTTCGCGCTCGACGTCGCGGGCGAACCCGGAGCGATCGTCCTGCGCAACCCCGCCGACCACGACGAGGCGGACGCTGGCGGAGCACGACCCGAGCCGCACGAGATCGTCGTGCGCGATCTGCCCTCGCTCGTGGACGCGATCGCGTCCTTCCTCGAACCCGAGAACGGCGGCGAGCCGGACTACGTCTGGGGCGGAAAGGCATCCGGCGGAACGATCGCCGCCTTCATGCGCCGGATGCACTACGCGTCGAATCAGCTCGGGCACCTGATCCGTGCCGGCGAGAGCCGGCGGATCGATCGTGCGAAGGCCTCGATCACGGTCGTCGCGATCCAGAACCTCGCCGAGCTCGCCCAGCGGTTCGTCGTGGGCGCGCTGCTGAACGAGACGTTCAAACAGAAGGAGCTCAGCGGCGAGCGCCTTCCCCTGTCGGTCGTCGTCCTCGACGAGCTGAACAAGTACGCGCCGCGGCAGGGAGACAGCCCGCTGAAGGACATGCTGATCGACATCGCCCAGCGCGGCCGGTCGCTCGGCGTGCTGCTCGTCGGAGCGCAGCAGACGGCGTCGCGCGTCGCGTCGGAGGTGCTCGAGAACGCCGCGATCCGCGTCACCGGCCGCCTCGACAGCGCCGAGGCCGAGCGCGCCGAGTACGGATGGATGCTGCCCTCGACCCGCGCCCGCGCCCGGTTGCTGAAGCCCGGGACGATGGTGCTCTCCCAGCCGGCGATCCCGGTGCCGCTCGTCGTGCAGTTCCCGTTCCCGCCCTGGGCCACGCGCAAGGAAGAGGTCGCGCGGGATGCCGAGGGCGATCCGTTCGAGGGCCTGTAG
- the sbcD gene encoding exonuclease subunit SbcD — MRILHTSDWHIGKRLDRFDRTEEFEQALDEVETIADEREVDLVLVSGDVFDRPIPPIEALRLGLDRLVRLAASRPVVAVAGNHDSPELFETLAPLLAPRGVHLVGRIKRPEAGGLLGPDVLGVPAVVACFPFLREGRVVDFMAETGSWYRAYADRVRALCGRYSEALVAAAGSDLVPLLTAHFLVGGVRVDRSAPRGERELHMGDAYAATSQAIPAGPQYVAMGHIHAPQPVPGAAVPAEYAGSLLPLDFGEAGEAKRVVVVEAEPGRLAVAESVPLSAGRPLVRITDTWEAIERRRDELAESYLDLTVRAAGIDTSLADRAHEAFGFLVRVRAQRPERDVGARLAKQHRSWDVLYAEFLRRETDDEAPEDLLAEFRSVLEEAGDASA, encoded by the coding sequence GTGCGGATCCTCCACACCTCGGACTGGCACATCGGCAAACGGCTCGACCGATTCGACCGGACCGAGGAGTTCGAACAGGCTCTCGACGAGGTCGAGACGATCGCCGACGAACGCGAGGTCGACCTCGTGCTCGTCTCCGGGGACGTGTTCGACCGTCCGATCCCCCCGATCGAGGCGCTGCGCCTGGGGCTCGATCGGCTCGTACGGCTGGCTGCGTCGCGTCCGGTCGTCGCCGTGGCGGGCAACCACGACTCACCTGAGCTGTTCGAGACCCTGGCGCCGCTGCTCGCGCCCCGGGGGGTACACCTCGTCGGAAGGATCAAGCGGCCCGAGGCCGGCGGACTCCTCGGCCCCGACGTGCTCGGCGTGCCGGCCGTCGTGGCGTGCTTCCCGTTCCTGCGCGAGGGACGTGTCGTCGACTTCATGGCCGAGACGGGCAGCTGGTACAGGGCCTACGCCGACCGCGTGCGCGCGCTGTGCGGGCGGTACAGCGAGGCGCTCGTCGCCGCCGCCGGGAGCGACCTGGTCCCGCTGCTGACCGCGCACTTCCTCGTCGGCGGCGTCCGCGTGGATCGTTCGGCTCCGCGCGGCGAGCGCGAGTTGCACATGGGCGATGCGTACGCGGCGACCTCTCAGGCGATCCCGGCCGGTCCCCAGTACGTCGCCATGGGTCACATCCACGCGCCCCAACCGGTTCCGGGGGCCGCGGTGCCCGCCGAGTATGCGGGGTCGCTCCTCCCACTCGACTTCGGGGAGGCGGGCGAGGCCAAGCGGGTCGTCGTGGTCGAGGCCGAGCCCGGCCGACTCGCCGTCGCCGAATCCGTTCCGCTCTCGGCGGGACGGCCGCTCGTGCGCATCACCGACACGTGGGAGGCGATCGAACGACGACGCGACGAGCTGGCCGAGAGCTATCTGGATCTGACCGTACGAGCCGCGGGGATCGACACGAGTCTGGCCGACCGCGCCCACGAGGCGTTCGGGTTCCTCGTCCGGGTGCGCGCACAGCGTCCCGAGCGGGATGTCGGGGCCCGGCTCGCGAAGCAGCACCGGTCGTGGGATGTCCTCTACGCGGAGTTCCTCCGGCGCGAGACCGACGACGAAGCGCCCGAGGATCTGCTCGCCGAGTTCCGCTCGGTCCTCGAGGAGGCCGGCGATGCGTCCGCTTGA
- a CDS encoding diguanylate cyclase response regulator, whose translation MSTPEIEILVIEHDDAAAAVVQHALDTLETPPVHARRVEAFAQAPEALASEPIDLVIADLSVPSDEGSADANDVLRSLDVPVIVMVAERDRGIGIEAIRDGAQDYFVKERTDPDGLGRAIRYALDRHRLQRELAQLATTDELTGLRNRRGFTPLAEHHLKLADRAGVPIVLLFLTLDGRQEINEAYGHEAGSQLLVETAEVLRNATRDSDLAARLSGDAFCMLLTGDAAGAEAAVLSRVVEGLAVRNAAARRPYDLSVSIGSARYQPTSGRSLDELIDKAAARMAEQRPGDPDPSPQDQA comes from the coding sequence ATGAGCACACCAGAGATCGAGATCCTCGTGATCGAACACGACGACGCCGCGGCCGCGGTCGTGCAACATGCGCTCGACACCCTCGAGACCCCACCGGTGCATGCGCGGCGCGTCGAGGCATTCGCGCAGGCCCCGGAGGCGCTGGCGTCCGAACCGATCGACCTGGTGATCGCGGACCTGTCCGTTCCGAGTGACGAGGGGTCCGCCGACGCGAACGATGTCCTCCGATCGCTCGACGTCCCCGTCATCGTCATGGTCGCCGAGCGCGACCGCGGGATCGGTATCGAGGCGATCCGCGACGGCGCCCAGGACTACTTCGTGAAGGAACGGACCGACCCCGACGGTCTCGGACGCGCGATCCGGTACGCCCTGGACCGGCACCGGCTGCAACGTGAGCTCGCCCAGCTCGCGACGACCGACGAGCTGACGGGCCTCCGCAACCGGCGCGGGTTCACTCCGCTCGCCGAACACCACCTCAAACTCGCCGACCGAGCCGGCGTTCCGATCGTCCTCCTGTTCCTCACCCTCGACGGTCGGCAGGAGATCAACGAGGCGTACGGACATGAGGCGGGTTCCCAACTCCTGGTCGAGACCGCGGAGGTCCTCCGCAACGCGACACGCGATTCCGATCTCGCGGCGCGCCTGTCCGGGGACGCGTTCTGTATGCTGCTCACCGGCGACGCGGCCGGTGCCGAAGCCGCGGTGCTGTCCCGGGTCGTCGAGGGGCTGGCAGTGCGCAACGCGGCGGCGCGGCGTCCTTACGACCTTTCGGTCTCGATCGGGAGCGCGAGATACCAGCCCACGAGTGGGCGGAGCCTCGACGAGCTGATCGACAAAGCGGCGGCGAGGATGGCCGAGCAGCGGCCCGGCGATCCCGATCCCTCGCCCCAGGACCAGGCGTGA